Proteins encoded by one window of Brevibacterium atlanticum:
- a CDS encoding transposase, whose amino-acid sequence MEKFLESTGIKLSASVSDLMGVSSLAMLDALITGERDPDRLAELAKGAMRNRIPELVEALTGRFTEHHAFICRMHLDRIDSITEWVEQLTNRIEGAMEPFRVVRDHLITIPGVSVKVADVIVAETRADMSRFESPGRLASWAGVCPGSNESAGRVKSTRTRPGTRYLKGALGVAALSIARHPSGTYLGVRHKRIIARRGKLKAVVATEHSILTAVWHMLANGVIYDDPGADFFAARRNPDREKTNALNRLRSLGYDVTLTPVEAA is encoded by the coding sequence TTGGAGAAGTTCCTGGAGTCGACCGGTATCAAGCTTTCAGCATCTGTTTCGGATCTTATGGGGGTTTCCTCACTGGCTATGCTCGATGCACTCATCACCGGAGAGCGTGACCCAGACCGCCTGGCCGAACTGGCCAAGGGTGCCATGCGCAATCGTATTCCCGAACTCGTCGAGGCGCTGACCGGCCGATTCACCGAACATCACGCGTTCATCTGCCGGATGCATCTGGACCGGATTGACTCGATCACCGAGTGGGTCGAGCAACTCACCAACCGAATCGAGGGGGCGATGGAACCGTTTCGTGTTGTCCGAGACCACTTGATCACGATTCCCGGGGTGTCGGTGAAGGTCGCCGATGTGATCGTGGCCGAAACCAGGGCGGATATGTCGCGGTTTGAGTCACCAGGTCGATTGGCATCATGGGCTGGGGTGTGTCCGGGTTCGAATGAGTCGGCTGGTCGAGTGAAGTCCACCCGAACGAGACCGGGAACCCGGTACCTCAAGGGAGCGCTCGGTGTCGCGGCGCTTTCGATCGCCCGTCACCCGTCGGGCACGTATTTGGGCGTCCGCCACAAGCGGATCATTGCGCGTCGGGGAAAATTGAAGGCTGTGGTTGCTACTGAGCATTCGATACTGACCGCGGTGTGGCACATGCTCGCAAACGGAGTCATCTATGACGATCCCGGGGCCGACTTCTTTGCTGCCCGCAGGAATCCTGACCGTGAAAAGACCAATGCGCTTAATCGTTTGCGTTCGTTGGGCTACGACGTGACGTTGACTCCGGTGGAGGCTGCCTGA
- the acnA gene encoding aconitate hydratase AcnA produces MSNVDTFKSKSTLTVGDKDYEIYRLDTVPGSEKLPFSLKVLLENLLRTEDGANITEEHIKALGRWDPSAEPNTEIQFTPARVVMQDFTGVPCIVDLATMREKVVELGGSPDQVNPLAPAELVIDHSVQIDRFGTADAVELNMDIEYQRNGERYQFLRWGQTAFEDFKVVPPGMGIVHQVNIEHLARVVMPREVDGVLRAYPDTLVGTDSHTTMVNGLGVLGWGVGGIEAEAAMLGQPVSMLIPRVVGFKLTGEIPSGVTATDVVLTITDMLRQHGAVGKFVEFYGKGVAEVPLANRATIGNMSPEFGSTAAIFPIDDVTIDYLKLTGRSEEQIQLVEDYAKTQGLWHDPNNEVEYSEYLELDLSTVVPSISGPKRPQDRIELSDAKSQFAKDIHNYAAPGEENKSAEVSTADGRNFELANGAVAIASITSCTNTSNPSVMMAAGLLARNARKRGLNSKPWVKTSIAPGSKVVTDYYNKAGLIEDLEALNFYIVGYGCTTCIGNSGPLDTEISNSIQDNDLSVTAVLSGNRNFEGRISPDVKMNYLASPPLVIAYALAGTMDFDFENQPLGKDSEGVDVYLADLWPSPEEVESVIADSISTEMFDNEYGRIFDGDERWQQLDTPEGKVFEWDDKSTYVRKPTFFDGMGLKPEAVTDIKGARVLAKLGDSVTTDHISPAGSFKADTPAGKYLVEHGVERKDFNSYGSRRGNHEVMIRGTFANIRLQNQLLDGVQGGFTRDFTIEGGPQTTIYDASQNYQAAGIPLVVLGGKEYGSGSSRDWAAKGTKLLGVGAVITESFERIHRSNLIGMGVLPLQFPVGESAESLGLDGTETFSIEGITELNEGTTPKTVKVTAEKEDGTTVEFDAVVRIDTPGEADYYRNGGILQYVLRQLADS; encoded by the coding sequence ATGAGCAACGTCGATACGTTCAAATCGAAGAGCACCCTGACCGTGGGCGATAAGGACTATGAGATCTATCGTCTGGACACGGTTCCAGGGTCGGAAAAGCTTCCCTTCAGCCTCAAGGTGCTGTTGGAGAACCTGCTGCGCACGGAAGACGGCGCGAACATCACCGAGGAGCACATCAAGGCGCTCGGCAGGTGGGATCCCAGTGCCGAACCCAACACGGAGATCCAGTTCACCCCGGCCCGTGTGGTGATGCAGGACTTCACCGGTGTGCCCTGCATCGTCGACCTCGCCACGATGCGCGAGAAGGTCGTCGAGCTCGGCGGCAGCCCGGATCAGGTCAACCCGCTGGCTCCGGCCGAGCTGGTCATCGACCATTCGGTGCAGATCGACCGCTTCGGCACCGCCGACGCCGTCGAACTGAACATGGACATCGAATACCAGCGCAACGGTGAGCGCTACCAGTTCCTGCGCTGGGGCCAGACCGCGTTCGAGGACTTCAAGGTCGTGCCCCCGGGCATGGGCATCGTCCACCAGGTCAACATCGAGCACCTCGCCCGCGTGGTCATGCCGCGTGAGGTCGACGGAGTGCTCCGCGCCTACCCGGACACCCTCGTCGGCACCGACTCGCACACCACCATGGTCAACGGCCTCGGTGTGCTCGGTTGGGGCGTCGGCGGCATCGAGGCAGAGGCGGCCATGCTCGGCCAGCCCGTGTCGATGCTCATCCCGCGCGTCGTCGGCTTCAAGCTGACCGGCGAGATCCCCTCGGGAGTGACGGCCACGGACGTCGTGCTCACGATCACCGACATGCTCCGCCAGCACGGCGCCGTCGGCAAGTTCGTCGAGTTCTACGGCAAGGGCGTCGCCGAGGTGCCGCTGGCCAACCGCGCCACCATCGGCAACATGAGCCCCGAGTTCGGTTCGACCGCCGCGATCTTCCCGATCGACGACGTCACCATCGACTACCTCAAGCTCACGGGACGCTCGGAAGAGCAGATCCAGCTCGTCGAGGACTACGCGAAGACCCAGGGCCTGTGGCACGATCCGAACAACGAGGTCGAGTACTCCGAGTACCTCGAACTCGACCTGTCGACCGTGGTCCCCTCGATCTCCGGACCGAAGCGTCCGCAGGACCGCATCGAACTCTCCGACGCCAAGAGCCAGTTCGCCAAGGACATCCACAACTACGCCGCACCCGGCGAAGAGAACAAGTCCGCCGAGGTCAGCACCGCCGACGGCCGCAACTTCGAGCTGGCCAACGGAGCCGTGGCGATCGCTTCGATCACCTCGTGCACGAACACCTCGAACCCGTCGGTGATGATGGCCGCCGGCCTGCTGGCCCGCAACGCCCGCAAGCGCGGGCTCAACTCCAAGCCGTGGGTCAAGACGTCGATCGCACCGGGTTCGAAGGTCGTCACCGACTACTACAACAAGGCCGGCCTCATCGAGGACCTCGAGGCGCTGAACTTCTACATCGTCGGCTACGGCTGCACGACCTGCATCGGCAACTCGGGCCCGCTGGACACCGAGATCTCGAACAGCATCCAGGACAACGACCTCTCGGTCACCGCCGTCCTGTCGGGCAACCGCAACTTCGAGGGCCGCATCAGCCCCGATGTGAAGATGAACTACCTCGCGTCGCCTCCGCTGGTCATCGCCTACGCGCTGGCCGGAACCATGGACTTCGACTTCGAGAACCAGCCTCTGGGCAAGGACTCCGAGGGTGTCGACGTCTACCTGGCCGACCTGTGGCCCTCGCCTGAAGAGGTCGAGTCGGTCATCGCCGATTCGATCTCGACCGAGATGTTCGACAACGAATACGGCCGGATCTTCGATGGTGACGAGCGCTGGCAGCAGCTCGACACCCCCGAGGGCAAGGTCTTCGAGTGGGACGACAAGTCGACCTACGTGCGCAAGCCCACCTTCTTCGACGGCATGGGCCTCAAGCCCGAAGCCGTCACGGACATCAAGGGTGCGCGCGTGCTCGCGAAGCTCGGCGACTCGGTGACCACCGACCACATCTCGCCTGCAGGTTCCTTCAAGGCCGACACTCCGGCCGGCAAGTACCTCGTCGAGCACGGTGTCGAGCGCAAGGACTTCAACTCCTACGGCTCGCGCCGCGGCAACCACGAGGTCATGATCCGCGGAACGTTCGCGAACATCCGTCTGCAGAACCAGCTCCTCGACGGAGTCCAGGGTGGCTTCACCCGCGACTTCACCATCGAAGGCGGACCGCAGACGACGATCTACGATGCCTCCCAGAACTACCAGGCAGCCGGCATCCCGCTGGTCGTCCTCGGTGGCAAGGAGTACGGTTCGGGATCCTCGCGTGACTGGGCCGCCAAGGGCACCAAGCTGCTTGGAGTCGGCGCCGTCATCACCGAGAGCTTCGAGCGCATCCACCGCTCGAACCTCATCGGCATGGGCGTTCTGCCGCTGCAGTTCCCCGTCGGCGAATCGGCCGAGTCACTCGGACTCGACGGCACCGAGACCTTCTCCATCGAAGGCATCACGGAACTCAACGAGGGCACCACGCCGAAGACCGTCAAGGTCACCGCTGAGAAGGAAGACGGCACGACCGTCGAATTCGACGCTGTGGTCCGCATCGACACACCGGGTGAAGCCGACTACTACCGCAACGGCGGCATCCTGCAGTACGTGCTTCGCCAACTTGCCGATAGTTGA
- a CDS encoding class I SAM-dependent RNA methyltransferase, which produces MSDTMVPARELTLDLESPAAGGTSIARHDGQVVFVSGALPGERVRAVTEAGPAGRFLRAEAVDVLEASAHRVPDRRAAYATDVSANDRSGGTGFGGMEFAHVDLAHSRELKAEVLADQLTRIGHIDRSVEVRPAPGETDGTDWRTRVQLAVDSDGRVGMLAPRSHDVVPVATPPLAAGALHDLDLASLRLPGVRRLEFAWAGDHGALIVRGTPTDESIETLENWLPESFSLLTEAVGCESGNDRGSGDRTSGRSVRTHRGRGARGKGRGHAAPGPAELRVIRGSRTLTETVADHDFTVGADGFWQVHRSAAELLSSAVISALPDRVESITDLYCGVGLLGIGAARATGAPLFGVEGVDTAIEHARANAGELDARFLARSVDRTRLPDSDVIILDPPRAGAGKAVTSALIGSQARTLIYVSCDPATLARDLDLLTAGGFEIESLTGHDLFPLTAHLESVTVLRR; this is translated from the coding sequence ATGAGCGACACCATGGTCCCCGCCCGGGAGCTCACCCTCGACCTCGAATCCCCGGCGGCAGGAGGGACGTCCATCGCCCGGCATGACGGTCAGGTCGTCTTCGTCTCGGGTGCACTTCCCGGAGAGAGGGTCCGAGCCGTCACCGAGGCGGGTCCGGCCGGGAGATTCCTCCGCGCCGAGGCGGTCGACGTCCTCGAGGCCTCGGCACACAGGGTGCCCGACCGCCGTGCCGCATACGCGACAGACGTGTCCGCGAACGACCGGAGCGGCGGGACCGGGTTCGGTGGGATGGAATTCGCACACGTCGATCTGGCGCACTCCCGCGAGCTCAAAGCCGAGGTGCTCGCCGATCAGCTGACCCGCATCGGGCACATCGACCGCAGCGTCGAGGTCCGGCCCGCACCGGGGGAGACCGACGGAACCGATTGGCGCACCCGCGTGCAGCTGGCCGTGGACTCCGACGGTCGGGTCGGCATGCTCGCACCGCGGTCCCACGATGTCGTCCCCGTGGCGACCCCGCCGCTGGCTGCGGGCGCGCTGCACGACCTCGACCTCGCGTCGCTGCGTCTGCCCGGGGTGCGCCGCCTCGAATTCGCCTGGGCCGGAGACCACGGGGCGCTCATCGTCCGCGGCACCCCAACGGATGAGAGCATCGAGACGCTCGAGAACTGGCTTCCCGAGTCGTTCTCACTGCTCACCGAGGCAGTCGGCTGTGAGTCCGGCAACGACCGGGGCAGCGGTGACCGGACGTCCGGACGAAGCGTGAGAACGCACCGAGGTCGAGGTGCGCGTGGGAAGGGCCGTGGACACGCCGCTCCCGGGCCCGCCGAACTGCGGGTCATCCGCGGCAGCCGCACCCTGACCGAAACGGTCGCCGATCACGACTTCACGGTGGGCGCCGACGGCTTCTGGCAGGTTCACCGGAGCGCCGCCGAACTGCTCAGCAGCGCGGTCATCTCCGCCCTGCCGGACCGCGTCGAATCGATCACCGACCTCTACTGCGGAGTCGGACTGCTCGGCATCGGTGCGGCACGGGCGACCGGGGCGCCGCTGTTCGGAGTCGAAGGCGTGGACACCGCGATCGAGCACGCCCGAGCCAATGCCGGGGAACTCGATGCCCGGTTCCTCGCCCGCAGTGTCGATCGCACCCGCCTGCCCGATTCGGACGTCATCATCCTCGACCCGCCGCGAGCCGGCGCGGGAAAGGCGGTCACCTCAGCGCTCATCGGATCGCAGGCCCGCACGCTCATCTACGTCTCGTGCGACCCGGCCACCCTGGCACGTGACCTCGACCTGCTCACGGCCGGGGGATTCGAGATCGAGAGCCTCACCGGCCACGATCTCTTCCCGCTCACTGCGCATCTCGAGTCGGTCACCGTCCTCAGACGGTGA
- a CDS encoding APC family permease has translation MPVFASDMLSSVAYAPDEILLALSLTSLVALTVAPWIGVAVGIVILVIVACYRINVRAYPSGGGDYEVASKNLGSNAGLVVAAALLVDYVLTLAVSMTVFAAYITTAFPTLAPYRVPVAIVGILVISLAGLRGSRATPVLLAVPTYLFLGAVFLTMCVGLIRVGVGDTPHAQTADYTIVHSGIGDEATLGLATVLIVLRAFSSGSVALAGVQTVATAVPAFKKPRGKNAGNTLLLSGLLAALMLTGLTYLASVTGIKYVDDPHIYLVRGDGSPISAEYEQEPVLAQLAHATFDNAPVMFYIVVLITALVLIVAANTAVEGFPGLASRLARDEFLPKQLATKGDRLTFSNGILLLAAAAIVLVIATSASATALIQLYLVGVFASFVLGQAGMVLHWTKRLRLVIDSKTRLRMHINRIVNGVGCGLAAGVLIVVIVSKFLAGAWLAVVAMAGLYLVMGTIHRHYGRVARELAPDKDVNSRTIPSNTHAIVVVAEIDKPTMRALSYARVTRSSQLEAVTVSVDEEAAAALQKKWNEMELPVPLTVLASPYRELVRPMLAHILAIRQRSPRDLVIVYIPQFVVGRWWEHLLHNQVALKLRTRLLLVPNVVVVSVPWRLKSFSRQYGGDGPDTDTALYR, from the coding sequence ATGCCCGTCTTCGCCTCCGACATGCTCTCATCGGTGGCCTACGCTCCGGATGAGATCCTGCTCGCACTCTCACTGACCTCGCTCGTGGCGCTGACCGTCGCCCCCTGGATCGGTGTGGCCGTCGGCATCGTCATCCTCGTCATCGTCGCCTGCTACCGCATCAACGTCCGGGCCTACCCATCCGGCGGGGGAGACTACGAGGTGGCGTCGAAGAACCTCGGCTCCAATGCCGGGCTCGTCGTCGCAGCGGCTCTGCTGGTCGACTATGTGCTCACGCTGGCCGTGTCGATGACCGTCTTCGCCGCCTACATCACCACGGCGTTTCCGACGCTTGCGCCCTATCGGGTGCCGGTGGCCATCGTCGGCATCCTCGTCATCTCTCTGGCCGGTCTGCGCGGCTCGCGGGCGACGCCCGTGCTGCTGGCCGTGCCGACCTACCTGTTCCTGGGCGCCGTCTTCCTCACCATGTGCGTCGGTCTCATCCGGGTCGGCGTCGGTGACACCCCGCACGCTCAGACCGCCGACTACACGATCGTGCACAGCGGCATCGGCGATGAGGCGACGCTGGGACTGGCCACGGTCCTCATCGTACTGCGGGCCTTCTCCTCGGGATCCGTCGCATTGGCCGGCGTCCAGACGGTGGCCACGGCTGTGCCGGCGTTCAAGAAGCCGCGCGGGAAGAATGCGGGCAACACCCTGCTGCTCTCCGGTCTGCTTGCCGCCCTCATGCTCACGGGACTGACCTACCTCGCCTCGGTCACCGGCATCAAATACGTCGACGACCCGCACATCTACCTCGTCCGCGGCGACGGCAGCCCGATCAGTGCGGAGTACGAGCAGGAACCGGTGCTCGCGCAGCTGGCCCATGCGACCTTCGACAACGCCCCGGTGATGTTCTACATCGTCGTCCTCATCACCGCGCTCGTGCTCATCGTCGCCGCGAACACCGCGGTCGAAGGCTTCCCCGGACTGGCCTCTCGGCTGGCCCGCGACGAATTCCTGCCCAAGCAGCTGGCCACGAAGGGCGATCGGCTGACGTTCTCCAACGGCATCCTCCTGCTGGCAGCCGCAGCGATCGTGCTCGTCATCGCCACCTCCGCCTCGGCGACCGCCCTCATCCAGCTCTACCTCGTCGGAGTCTTCGCGAGCTTCGTCCTCGGCCAGGCCGGAATGGTCCTGCACTGGACGAAGCGTCTGCGCCTGGTCATCGACTCGAAGACACGGCTGCGGATGCACATCAACCGCATCGTCAACGGCGTCGGCTGCGGGCTCGCCGCCGGGGTGCTCATCGTCGTCATCGTCTCGAAGTTCCTCGCCGGAGCCTGGCTGGCAGTGGTCGCCATGGCCGGTCTCTACCTGGTCATGGGCACCATCCACCGCCACTACGGCCGAGTGGCCAGGGAACTCGCGCCGGACAAGGATGTGAACTCGCGGACGATCCCGTCGAACACCCACGCCATCGTCGTCGTCGCAGAGATCGACAAACCCACGATGAGGGCGCTGTCGTACGCCCGCGTCACTCGGTCGAGCCAGCTCGAGGCCGTCACCGTGTCCGTGGACGAGGAGGCCGCAGCGGCGCTGCAGAAGAAGTGGAACGAGATGGAGCTGCCGGTGCCGCTGACGGTGCTCGCCTCTCCCTACCGCGAACTCGTCCGTCCGATGCTCGCCCACATCCTCGCCATCCGCCAGCGCTCACCCAGGGATCTCGTCATCGTCTACATCCCGCAGTTCGTCGTCGGCCGCTGGTGGGAACACCTCCTGCACAACCAAGTGGCGCTCAAGCTGCGCACCCGACTGCTGCTCGTCCCCAACGTCGTCGTGGTCTCCGTGCCGTGGCGGCTGAAATCCTTCTCCCGGCAGTACGGGGGAGACGGGCCCGATACCGACACCGCGCTGTACAGATAG
- a CDS encoding potassium channel family protein: MHFVIMGCGRVGASLAKALDANGHSVAVVDRDPDAFLKLGRDFSGSTITGVGFDRETLSQAKTADAFAFAAVSSGDNSNILAARVARETFGVSNVAARIYDPNRAQVFERLGIPTVPTVRWTAEQVMRKLVPQGSITEYREPSGNLVLAEVHLDPGWVARPIKDVESRTKARVAYVTRLSEGIVAHDDLLLQDGDLVHLMCPVDRLGEIERILDQPVRTVEEEE, translated from the coding sequence ATGCACTTCGTGATTATGGGCTGCGGTCGCGTCGGGGCCTCCCTGGCCAAAGCCCTCGATGCGAATGGGCACTCCGTCGCCGTCGTCGACCGGGATCCGGACGCGTTCCTCAAACTCGGTCGCGATTTCAGCGGGTCGACGATCACCGGGGTCGGTTTCGACCGGGAGACGCTCTCTCAGGCGAAGACCGCCGACGCATTCGCCTTCGCAGCTGTCTCCAGCGGTGACAACTCGAACATCCTCGCCGCGCGTGTCGCTCGTGAGACCTTCGGTGTGAGCAATGTCGCCGCCCGCATCTACGATCCCAATCGAGCGCAGGTGTTCGAACGCCTCGGCATTCCCACCGTGCCCACCGTGCGGTGGACGGCCGAGCAGGTGATGCGCAAACTCGTCCCGCAGGGGTCGATCACCGAATACCGGGAGCCCTCGGGCAACCTCGTGCTCGCCGAGGTGCACCTCGATCCCGGGTGGGTGGCCCGACCGATCAAGGACGTCGAGTCGAGGACCAAGGCCCGCGTCGCCTACGTCACCAGGCTGTCGGAGGGCATCGTCGCCCACGACGACCTGCTCCTCCAGGACGGGGACCTCGTCCATCTCATGTGTCCGGTCGACCGCCTCGGCGAGATCGAACGGATCCTCGATCAGCCCGTGCGAACCGTGGAGGAAGAAGAATGA
- a CDS encoding potassium channel family protein yields MRVVIAGAGSVGRSVARELLDKGHSVLLIDQNKDALGHERIPGAEWLLSDACELEGLAEAGLEEADVVVAATGDDKTNLVLSLLAKTEFGVPRTVSRVNNPKNEWLFDDNWGVDVAVSTPRLMTALVEEAVEVGGLVHLMSFERGQAGLLEFTVHENADLVAERVGGIAFPLDTVLVAIIRNSRAFAPSTDDVIEAGDELFFLSSPDQENALLALLQVSSGTDETSDDDGADAN; encoded by the coding sequence ATGAGGGTCGTCATCGCCGGAGCCGGCTCCGTGGGCCGATCGGTGGCCAGGGAGTTGCTCGACAAGGGCCATTCGGTGCTGCTCATCGATCAGAACAAGGATGCGCTCGGGCATGAGCGCATTCCCGGCGCCGAATGGCTGCTCTCCGACGCCTGCGAGCTCGAGGGACTCGCCGAGGCGGGGCTCGAGGAGGCCGATGTCGTCGTCGCCGCGACCGGAGACGACAAGACCAATCTCGTCCTGTCCCTGCTGGCGAAGACCGAATTCGGGGTGCCGCGGACCGTGTCCCGCGTGAACAACCCGAAGAACGAATGGCTCTTCGACGACAACTGGGGTGTCGACGTCGCAGTGTCGACCCCGCGCCTGATGACCGCCCTGGTCGAGGAGGCCGTGGAGGTCGGCGGGCTCGTGCACCTCATGAGCTTCGAACGCGGCCAGGCGGGGCTGCTGGAATTCACCGTGCACGAGAATGCCGACCTCGTCGCCGAGCGCGTCGGCGGCATCGCGTTCCCGCTGGATACGGTGCTGGTGGCGATCATCCGCAATTCCCGGGCCTTCGCCCCGAGCACCGATGACGTCATCGAAGCCGGCGACGAACTGTTCTTCCTGTCGTCGCCCGATCAGGAGAACGCCCTGCTGGCGCTGCTGCAGGTGTCCTCAGGTACCGATGAGACCTCGGACGACGACGGGGCCGACGCAAACTGA
- a CDS encoding OB-fold nucleic acid binding domain-containing protein, with translation MLDLITRLVRDFGSRDAEARADLRLVSQVPGVIPVESLEARKASRIAGVVSSTTRSCSDDSPRLDITVADGTGEARAQFLGRREISGIRPGALIVLEGRFCGSDGVLTAHNPVYELLQTKDDTED, from the coding sequence ATGCTCGATCTCATCACCCGCCTGGTCCGTGACTTCGGCTCCCGCGATGCCGAAGCGCGCGCCGATCTGCGCCTCGTCTCTCAGGTGCCCGGAGTCATCCCGGTCGAATCGCTCGAGGCCCGGAAGGCCTCACGCATCGCCGGAGTCGTCTCCTCGACGACCCGCTCATGTTCCGATGACAGCCCCAGGCTCGACATCACCGTGGCCGACGGCACCGGCGAAGCCCGGGCGCAGTTCCTCGGCCGGCGGGAGATCAGCGGCATCCGTCCCGGTGCCCTCATCGTCCTCGAAGGTCGGTTCTGCGGCAGCGACGGAGTGCTCACGGCGCACAATCCCGTCTACGAACTGCTGCAGACGAAAGACGACACCGAGGACTGA